Proteins encoded within one genomic window of Chroicocephalus ridibundus chromosome 7, bChrRid1.1, whole genome shotgun sequence:
- the MRPS17 gene encoding small ribosomal subunit protein uS17m: MSVPRGAVHAKWIVGKVIGTKMQKTAKVRVTRLVLDPYLLKFFNKRKTYFAHDPLQQCVVGDIVLLKALPERRSKHVKHELAEIVFKVGNVIDPITGKPCAGTRFLENLSDSENLTEADTTYLSEKLQELKVCSTDK; this comes from the exons ATGTCTGTACCACGTGGAGCTGTCCATGCAAAGTGGATAGTAGGGAAAGTCATAGGAACCAAAATGCAGAAGACTGCCAAAGTGAGAGTGACAAGGCTTGTGCTAGATCCTTATTTACTAAAG TTCTTTAACAAACGAAAAACCTATTTTGCCCACGATCCATTGCAGCAGTGTGTTGTTGGAGATATTGTTCTTCTGAAAGCTTTGCCTGAGAGAAGGAGCAAACATGTGAAACACGAACTGGCTGAAATTGTATTCAAGGTTGGAAATGTCATAGATCCAATAACAGGAAAGCCCTGTGCGGGAACCAGATTCCTTGAAAATCTGTCAGATTCAGAAAATCTGACAGAGGCAGATACTACATATCTAAGTGAAAAACTTCAGGAACTTAAAGTTTGTTCAACAGACAAATAG